One Sanguibacter keddieii DSM 10542 genomic window carries:
- the mshA gene encoding D-inositol-3-phosphate glycosyltransferase — translation MSGDSLRVAMLSVHTSPLEQPGTGDAGGMNVYITELSRALARSGAEVEIFTRRTSSAQPDVVEVGDGILVRHITAGPFEGLDKNDLPGQLCYFSAGVLRTEAARTQGWYDVVHSHYWLSGQAGMLAADRWNVPLVHSMHTMALVKNGSLAPGDVPEPAGRVIGEEQVVEVADALVANTAAEAEDLVTHYAADPTRVHVVSPGVDLETFTPLPPAGADGARDTAAAERAALGLPADRKVVVFAGRVQLLKAPDVLVRALGVMADHGDELPLLVVLGGASGRPTALRELEALAYQVGVSDDVLFLPAVSRSELARWFRCADLVAVPSRSESFGLVAVEAQACGTPVVAADVGGLRTAVQDGRSGVLVPDHDPHRWAAVLRDLLRDDERLARLSRGALEVAAHFSWDTTAEETRKVYEQARVA, via the coding sequence ATGAGCGGCGACTCCCTCCGGGTGGCCATGCTCTCCGTGCACACCTCCCCGCTCGAGCAGCCCGGCACGGGCGACGCCGGCGGGATGAACGTCTACATCACCGAGCTGTCCCGGGCGCTCGCACGCAGCGGGGCCGAGGTGGAGATCTTCACGCGGCGGACGTCGTCCGCGCAGCCCGACGTGGTCGAGGTGGGCGACGGGATCCTCGTGCGGCACATCACCGCCGGTCCTTTCGAGGGGCTCGACAAGAACGACCTGCCCGGGCAGCTCTGCTACTTCTCGGCCGGGGTCCTGCGCACGGAGGCGGCGCGCACCCAGGGCTGGTACGACGTGGTCCACTCGCACTACTGGCTGTCCGGCCAGGCCGGCATGCTCGCGGCCGACCGCTGGAACGTCCCGCTGGTCCACTCGATGCACACCATGGCGCTCGTGAAGAACGGGTCGCTGGCGCCGGGCGACGTCCCGGAGCCGGCCGGCCGCGTGATCGGCGAGGAGCAGGTGGTCGAGGTCGCCGACGCGCTCGTCGCCAACACGGCTGCCGAGGCAGAGGACCTCGTGACGCACTACGCGGCGGACCCGACCCGGGTGCACGTGGTGAGCCCCGGGGTGGACCTCGAGACCTTCACCCCGCTCCCGCCGGCCGGTGCGGACGGCGCACGGGACACCGCGGCCGCCGAGCGTGCCGCGCTCGGTCTGCCCGCCGACCGCAAGGTCGTGGTCTTCGCCGGTCGCGTGCAGCTGCTCAAGGCGCCCGACGTCCTCGTCCGTGCCCTCGGGGTCATGGCCGACCACGGTGACGAGCTCCCGCTGCTCGTCGTGCTCGGTGGTGCGAGCGGCCGCCCGACGGCGCTGCGTGAGCTCGAGGCCCTCGCGTACCAGGTGGGGGTGAGCGACGACGTGCTGTTCCTCCCGGCGGTCTCGCGGAGCGAGCTCGCGCGCTGGTTCCGGTGCGCCGACCTCGTCGCCGTCCCGTCGCGCAGCGAGTCCTTCGGGCTGGTCGCCGTCGAGGCCCAGGCGTGCGGCACCCCCGTGGTCGCCGCAGACGTCGGCGGGCTGCGCACCGCGGTCCAGGACGGGCGCTCAGGTGTCCTGGTCCCCGACCACGACCCGCACCGGTGGGCTGCCGTGCTGCGGGACCTGCTCCGTGACGACGAGCGGCTGGCGCGGCTCTCCCGCGGAGCCCTGGAGGTGGCGGCCCACTTCAGCTGGGACACCACGGCCGAGGAGACCCGCAAGGTGTACGAGCAGGCGCGCGTCGCCTGA
- a CDS encoding (2Fe-2S)-binding protein, whose protein sequence is MEKHAPTRTTTDPLAALRLMLDEPPEDATPLVPLDAAACDAIADETLVCSCNNVSAGEIRDVVCSGRCSSLDDVQVLTRAGGGCGSCLSAVAGLVEVSLSRR, encoded by the coding sequence ATGGAGAAGCACGCACCGACCCGGACCACCACGGACCCCCTCGCGGCGCTGCGCCTCATGCTCGACGAGCCCCCCGAGGACGCCACGCCGCTGGTCCCCCTCGACGCCGCCGCGTGCGACGCGATCGCCGACGAGACGCTCGTCTGCTCGTGCAACAACGTCAGCGCCGGCGAGATCCGCGACGTCGTGTGCTCCGGCCGCTGCTCGTCGCTCGACGACGTCCAGGTGCTCACCCGCGCAGGAGGCGGGTGCGGCTCGTGCCTCTCGGCCGTCGCCGGGCTCGTCGAGGTGTCGCTGAGCCGGAGGTGA
- a CDS encoding lactonase family protein has product MTTPPAPLQRLLVGTYPTSGGPGSGEGIWSVDLDPRTGELSGAHQLVEVASPSFLALHPDGTTVVAVSETEQGRVSTFSLSGDGLVLTSSASTGGADPCHLVVDERDVWVANYSSGSLAALTLTESGTLGGALATFAHSGSGPVRERQRGPHAHYVQAVGERHLWVSDLGTDEVRRYRRTATPGVLVADGLALALPPGTGPRHVALGDDGTAFVVGELDSRVHVVRVEQDGSATHLGSVPACDTPSPEAGSFPSHLALSADGSRLYVGVRGPDVLATFAVERDDEGQPVLRHLADSPLGVVWPRHLAVLTAHAADPTLSGRPAQADDLVVVAGQTSGGVTVLRVDHESGQAEPVSSVDIPAPACILPV; this is encoded by the coding sequence GTGACCACACCTCCCGCACCGCTGCAGCGTCTCCTCGTCGGCACCTACCCCACCTCGGGCGGCCCAGGGTCGGGGGAGGGGATCTGGTCCGTCGACCTCGACCCGCGCACCGGGGAGCTCTCGGGCGCCCACCAGCTGGTCGAGGTCGCGTCACCGTCCTTCCTCGCGCTGCACCCCGACGGGACGACCGTGGTCGCCGTCTCCGAGACGGAGCAGGGGCGGGTGAGCACCTTCTCGCTGTCCGGGGACGGGCTGGTCCTCACCTCGAGCGCGTCGACGGGCGGCGCTGACCCGTGCCACCTCGTGGTGGACGAGCGCGACGTGTGGGTGGCGAACTACTCCTCCGGCAGCCTGGCGGCCCTGACGCTCACGGAGTCGGGCACCCTGGGCGGAGCCCTCGCGACCTTCGCGCACAGCGGCTCGGGCCCGGTGCGCGAGCGCCAGCGCGGTCCCCACGCGCACTACGTCCAGGCGGTCGGAGAGCGCCACCTGTGGGTCAGCGACCTCGGGACGGACGAGGTCCGCCGGTACCGCAGGACTGCGACGCCCGGTGTGCTCGTCGCCGACGGCCTCGCCCTCGCGCTGCCGCCCGGGACCGGCCCGCGGCACGTGGCGCTCGGCGACGACGGGACGGCCTTCGTGGTGGGCGAGCTCGACTCCCGCGTCCACGTGGTCCGGGTCGAGCAGGACGGGTCCGCGACGCATCTCGGGAGCGTGCCCGCCTGCGACACCCCCAGCCCCGAGGCGGGGTCCTTCCCCTCGCACCTGGCACTGAGCGCCGACGGCAGCCGCCTCTACGTCGGGGTCCGCGGTCCCGACGTGCTCGCGACCTTCGCGGTCGAGCGCGACGACGAGGGCCAGCCCGTCCTGCGCCACCTCGCGGACTCACCCCTGGGCGTCGTGTGGCCACGTCACCTCGCGGTGCTGACGGCGCACGCGGCCGACCCCACGCTCTCCGGGCGCCCCGCACAGGCCGACGACCTGGTGGTCGTCGCAGGCCAGACCTCCGGCGGTGTCACGGTCCTGCGCGTCGACCACGAGAGCGGTCAGGCGGAGCCGGTCTCGTCCGTCGACATCCCCGCGCCGGCCTGCATCCTGCCGGTCTGA
- a CDS encoding histone-like nucleoid-structuring protein Lsr2: MAQKVQVILVDDLDGGTADETVTFSLDGVSYEIDLSTDNASAFRDSLASWVGHARKVGRSAARPAKRSARQPSGGTSPNDIREWARANGHTVNERGRISAEIKAAYEAAH; this comes from the coding sequence GTGGCACAGAAGGTTCAGGTAATTCTTGTCGACGACCTCGACGGCGGCACCGCCGACGAGACCGTGACTTTCTCCCTCGACGGCGTCTCGTACGAGATCGACCTCTCGACGGACAACGCGTCGGCATTCCGCGACTCGCTCGCGAGCTGGGTCGGTCACGCACGCAAGGTCGGCCGTTCTGCGGCACGCCCCGCGAAGCGTTCGGCGCGTCAGCCTTCCGGCGGCACCTCGCCCAACGACATCCGCGAGTGGGCTCGCGCCAACGGCCACACGGTCAACGAGCGCGGCCGCATCTCGGCCGAGATCAAGGCTGCGTACGAGGCGGCTCACTGA
- the lysS gene encoding lysine--tRNA ligase produces the protein MTSEQTPATADPTLADGENDLPEQLRVRREKRDRLLESGVEAYPVEVPRTHSIAEVRAQYAHLETGEETDDLVGVAGRVVFLRNSGKLCFVSLQDGEGNRLQIMLSLAVVGEESLAAFKADVDLGDHLFAHGRVGSSRRGELSVFADSWQIAAKALRPLPVLHRELSEEARVRQRYVDLIARPAAREAARLRAGVVRSLRENFHDRGYMEIETPMLQTIHGGAAARPFTTHMNAFDIDLFLRIAPELFLKRAVVGGIERVFEINRNFRNEGADSTHSPEFAMLEAYEAYGDYNSMAVLTKNLVQKAALDMFGTTLVTLASGEEYELGGDWAELTMYGSLSEALGEEITPQTTVARLTELADAVEISIDPKKVNHGKLVEELWEHHVGNSLYAPTFVRDFPVETSPLTRDHRSVPGQVEKWDLYVRGFELATAYSELVDPVVQRQRFEAQAVLAAAGDDEAMVLDEDFLTAMEYAMPPSGGMGMGLDRLLMALTGLGIRETILFPLVKPQR, from the coding sequence GTGACTTCTGAGCAGACCCCCGCGACCGCAGACCCCACTCTCGCCGACGGGGAGAACGACCTCCCCGAGCAGCTGCGGGTGCGTCGGGAGAAGCGCGACCGGCTGCTCGAGAGCGGCGTCGAGGCCTACCCGGTCGAGGTGCCCCGCACGCACTCGATCGCCGAGGTCCGCGCGCAGTACGCGCACCTCGAGACGGGCGAGGAGACCGACGACCTCGTCGGCGTCGCCGGTCGTGTCGTGTTCCTGCGCAACTCCGGCAAGCTCTGCTTCGTCTCGCTCCAGGACGGCGAGGGCAACCGCCTCCAGATCATGCTGAGCCTCGCGGTCGTCGGCGAGGAGTCGCTCGCCGCGTTCAAGGCAGACGTCGACCTCGGTGACCACCTCTTCGCGCACGGTCGCGTGGGCAGCTCGCGCCGCGGCGAGCTGAGCGTCTTCGCGGACTCGTGGCAGATCGCCGCGAAGGCGCTCCGCCCCCTCCCGGTGCTCCACCGTGAGCTCTCGGAGGAGGCCCGCGTCCGTCAGCGCTACGTGGACCTCATCGCGCGCCCGGCGGCCCGCGAGGCGGCGCGCCTGCGCGCCGGCGTGGTCCGGTCCCTGCGCGAGAACTTCCACGACCGCGGGTACATGGAGATCGAGACCCCGATGCTCCAGACCATCCACGGCGGTGCGGCCGCCCGGCCTTTCACCACGCACATGAATGCTTTCGACATCGACCTGTTCCTGCGGATCGCCCCCGAGCTGTTCCTCAAGAGGGCCGTGGTCGGCGGTATCGAGCGCGTCTTCGAGATCAACCGCAACTTCCGGAACGAGGGTGCTGACTCCACGCACTCCCCGGAGTTCGCGATGCTCGAGGCCTACGAGGCATATGGCGACTACAACTCCATGGCGGTGCTCACCAAGAATCTTGTCCAGAAGGCGGCTCTCGACATGTTCGGGACCACTCTCGTGACGCTCGCCTCGGGCGAGGAGTACGAGCTCGGCGGCGACTGGGCCGAGCTCACCATGTACGGGTCGTTGTCGGAGGCCCTCGGCGAGGAGATCACCCCGCAGACCACCGTCGCGCGGCTCACGGAGCTCGCGGACGCCGTCGAGATCTCGATCGACCCGAAGAAGGTCAACCACGGAAAGCTCGTCGAAGAGCTCTGGGAGCACCACGTCGGCAATTCTCTCTACGCGCCGACCTTCGTCCGGGACTTCCCCGTCGAGACCTCGCCGTTGACGCGCGACCACCGCTCTGTCCCCGGGCAGGTCGAGAAGTGGGACCTGTACGTCCGTGGTTTCGAGCTCGCGACCGCGTACTCCGAGCTGGTGGACCCGGTCGTCCAGCGCCAGCGCTTCGAGGCGCAGGCGGTCCTCGCAGCTGCGGGCGACGACGAGGCGATGGTGCTCGACGAGGACTTCCTCACGGCGATGGAGTACGCGATGCCGCCGAGCGGGGGCATGGGGATGGGCCTCGACCGCCTGCTCATGGCGCTGACGGGTCTGGGGATCCGCGAGACGATCCTGTTCCCGCTGGTCAAGCCGCAGCGTTGA
- the nadC gene encoding carboxylating nicotinate-nucleotide diphosphorylase, producing the protein MGVTHPSAPAAQTEPSVRSSAETTVEPGLDPAWISDTVRRTLSEDLGGDPGRDVTSQATIAVSSGAVAHLVARQEGVVAGLVLVQEVVDQVSARFGLGPVRVDLDVVDGTRVEPGRRLAVLTGPVQVLLMAERSLLNLASRASGVATATRAWADRLEGTQATVLDTRKTTPGLRALEKYAVRAGGGTNKRMGLYDVAMVKDNHVVAAGSVTAAVHAVREAFPEVLVQVEADTCAQALEAVAAGATFLLLDNMSTPTLTETVAAVRAGEGQTGPVELEATGNLTLDRAAEVAATGVDYMSVGALTHSAPILDLALDLVSR; encoded by the coding sequence GTGGGGGTGACTCACCCCTCCGCGCCCGCTGCCCAGACCGAGCCCTCCGTCAGGTCCTCTGCTGAGACCACCGTCGAGCCGGGCCTCGACCCCGCCTGGATCAGCGACACCGTGCGCCGCACCCTCAGCGAGGACCTCGGGGGAGACCCCGGGCGCGACGTCACGAGCCAGGCGACGATCGCCGTCTCGTCGGGCGCCGTCGCGCACCTCGTGGCGCGTCAGGAGGGTGTCGTGGCGGGCCTCGTGCTCGTGCAGGAGGTCGTCGACCAGGTGTCGGCGCGCTTCGGGCTCGGACCGGTGCGCGTGGACCTGGACGTCGTCGACGGGACGCGGGTCGAGCCCGGTCGCCGGCTCGCGGTGCTCACCGGGCCCGTGCAGGTGCTGCTCATGGCGGAGCGGTCGCTGCTCAACCTCGCCAGCCGTGCCTCGGGCGTCGCGACCGCGACCCGCGCCTGGGCGGACAGGCTCGAGGGGACGCAGGCCACGGTCCTCGACACCCGCAAGACCACGCCTGGGCTCCGCGCGCTCGAGAAGTACGCCGTGCGGGCCGGCGGCGGGACCAACAAGCGCATGGGCCTCTACGACGTCGCGATGGTCAAGGACAACCACGTGGTCGCCGCCGGCTCCGTGACCGCTGCGGTGCACGCGGTCCGTGAGGCCTTCCCGGAGGTGCTCGTCCAGGTGGAGGCCGACACCTGCGCGCAGGCGCTCGAGGCGGTCGCGGCAGGTGCGACCTTCCTGCTGCTCGACAACATGAGCACGCCCACCCTCACCGAGACCGTCGCCGCGGTCCGGGCCGGCGAGGGGCAGACCGGTCCCGTCGAGCTTGAGGCCACCGGGAACCTCACGCTGGACCGTGCCGCCGAGGTCGCAGCGACGGGCGTCGACTACATGTCGGTCGGTGCGCTGACCCACTCGGCGCCGATCCTGGACCTCGCGCTCGACCTCGTCTCGCGCTGA
- a CDS encoding L-aspartate oxidase yields MTTTAVPGPARPGPALVTTLAAPEPGWTTDADVVVVGSGIAGLTAALELRTRVPRVLLVTKDALSSGSTVWAQGGIAAALAPEDSPAAHQEDTLVAGAGVCDPRAVEVLVTEGPARVRELVALGAHFDTDGVGEMSLTREGGHHADRIAHAGGDATGAEISRALVAQLEAVRNDPGIEVIEHALVIDLLTSAGPVTPATPDGPRRSVCGVTLHVRGAGSRDGVGAVRSRAVVLATGGIGQSFMSSTNPPQATGDGTAAALRAGATLGDMEFVQFHPTVLWLGSAAKGQLALISEAVRGEGAYLVDVFGHRFMPAVHPMAELAPRDVVAHAIVRQMAVTGSDHVLLDARHLGADFLRRRFPTITERLLAQGLDITEELVPVAPAQHYHSGGVVTNLDGRSTVRGLYAVGEVACTGVHGANRLASNSLLEGLVFAHRAAEDIAGRMAAGELPLLEPVPRPGPTGLVMAASRTRIQRVTSTGSGVIRSAESLAVAAERLASVRTDANLPEAVAGDLSAQPQTAEWETSNVHQVSTVLTAAAARRTESRGGHFRSDFPERDPAWERRVTVHLAEDGTLQVD; encoded by the coding sequence GTGACCACCACCGCCGTGCCCGGGCCCGCGCGGCCCGGGCCGGCCCTCGTCACCACGCTCGCCGCGCCCGAGCCCGGCTGGACCACGGACGCCGACGTCGTCGTCGTCGGCTCCGGGATCGCCGGTCTGACGGCTGCGCTCGAGCTGCGCACGCGCGTGCCGCGGGTGCTGCTCGTCACCAAGGACGCGCTGTCGTCCGGGTCGACGGTCTGGGCCCAGGGGGGCATCGCCGCGGCGCTCGCCCCGGAGGACTCCCCGGCCGCCCACCAGGAGGACACCCTCGTGGCGGGGGCCGGCGTCTGCGACCCCCGCGCGGTCGAGGTCCTCGTCACCGAGGGGCCGGCCCGGGTCCGCGAGCTCGTGGCGCTCGGGGCGCACTTCGACACCGACGGCGTCGGGGAGATGTCGCTCACCCGTGAGGGCGGCCACCACGCCGACCGCATCGCGCACGCCGGAGGAGACGCCACGGGCGCCGAGATCTCGCGCGCGCTGGTCGCCCAGCTCGAGGCGGTCCGCAACGACCCCGGCATCGAGGTGATCGAGCACGCGCTCGTCATCGACCTGCTGACCAGCGCGGGCCCCGTGACCCCCGCGACGCCCGACGGGCCGCGCCGCTCGGTCTGCGGTGTCACCCTGCACGTCCGAGGTGCGGGCAGCCGCGACGGCGTCGGCGCGGTCCGCAGCCGCGCGGTGGTGCTCGCCACGGGCGGGATCGGGCAGTCGTTCATGTCGTCGACCAACCCGCCGCAGGCCACCGGTGACGGCACGGCCGCGGCGCTGCGCGCGGGCGCGACCCTCGGCGACATGGAGTTCGTGCAGTTCCACCCGACGGTCCTGTGGCTCGGCAGCGCGGCGAAGGGGCAGCTCGCCCTGATCTCGGAGGCCGTCCGCGGCGAGGGCGCGTACCTGGTCGACGTCTTCGGCCACCGGTTCATGCCGGCCGTCCACCCGATGGCGGAGCTCGCACCGCGCGACGTGGTCGCGCACGCGATCGTCCGGCAGATGGCGGTGACAGGCTCGGACCACGTGCTCCTCGACGCCCGGCACCTCGGAGCGGACTTCCTGCGGCGCAGGTTCCCCACCATCACGGAGCGACTGCTCGCGCAGGGCCTCGACATCACGGAGGAGCTCGTCCCGGTCGCGCCCGCCCAGCACTACCACTCCGGCGGTGTCGTGACGAACCTCGACGGCCGCTCGACGGTCCGTGGGCTGTACGCCGTCGGCGAGGTCGCGTGCACCGGGGTGCACGGCGCCAACCGGCTCGCGTCGAACTCCCTGCTCGAGGGCCTCGTGTTCGCGCACCGCGCCGCCGAGGACATCGCGGGGCGCATGGCCGCCGGGGAGCTCCCGCTGCTCGAGCCGGTGCCGCGGCCGGGGCCCACCGGTCTGGTCATGGCGGCGAGCCGCACGCGGATCCAGCGCGTCACGTCGACCGGCAGCGGGGTCATCCGCTCGGCGGAGAGCCTCGCCGTCGCGGCCGAGAGGCTGGCCTCGGTCCGCACCGACGCGAACCTCCCGGAGGCGGTCGCCGGCGACCTCAGCGCGCAGCCGCAGACCGCCGAGTGGGAGACCAGCAACGTCCACCAGGTCTCGACGGTCCTCACCGCGGCTGCCGCCCGCCGGACGGAGAGCAGGGGCGGTCACTTCCGCTCCGACTTCCCGGAGCGAGACCCGGCCTGGGAGCGCCGGGTGACGGTGCACCTCGCCGAGGACGGCACCCTCCAGGTCGACTGA
- the panD gene encoding aspartate 1-decarboxylase, with the protein MTSLQRPMMIGKIHRATVTQADLHYVGSITVDNLLLEAADLYPGQQVDVVDVTNGSRLTTYVIPGEPGSGQVCINGAAAHHVHPGDTVIIIAYGMLADAEARHYLPHVVFVDGDNAVVEVSEEPGLVPEGYDLEPSGLAIAPFQQQHGTEA; encoded by the coding sequence GTGACGTCCCTGCAGCGTCCGATGATGATCGGCAAGATCCACCGCGCGACGGTGACCCAGGCCGACCTGCACTACGTCGGCTCGATCACGGTCGACAACCTGCTGCTCGAGGCCGCAGACCTGTACCCGGGCCAGCAGGTCGACGTCGTCGACGTGACCAACGGGTCGCGGCTGACCACCTACGTGATCCCGGGTGAGCCCGGCTCCGGTCAGGTCTGCATCAACGGCGCCGCGGCGCACCACGTGCACCCCGGCGACACGGTGATCATCATCGCCTACGGCATGCTGGCCGACGCCGAGGCCCGCCACTACCTGCCGCACGTCGTGTTCGTCGACGGCGACAACGCCGTGGTCGAGGTCTCGGAGGAGCCGGGTCTCGTCCCCGAGGGCTACGACCTCGAGCCGAGCGGTCTCGCGATCGCGCCGTTCCAGCAGCAGCACGGCACCGAGGCGTGA
- the panC gene encoding pantoate--beta-alanine ligase — protein sequence MLSGHARPLVTTTRADLARALRRPDQPGTTVGPGQADGNPTRRRAVVMTMGALHAGHLELVREARRLADEVVVTIFVNPLQFGPGEDYDSYPRTLDADVALLASVGVDVVFAPTLDEMYPDGRPIVSVTAGRIGTVLEGASRPGHFDGVLTVVLKLLHLTAPDVAVFGEKDAQQLLAVRRMVHDLDVPVTVHGVPIVRDDDGLALSSRNAYLSSDERSRALALSAALAAGRDAATAGATAAAVHAAARQRVDAAEGVDLDYLVLVDPATVDDVPPDHAGPALLLVAARVGTTRLIDTMAVEVADPTTQHTTPQHRTTGGTP from the coding sequence ATGCTCAGCGGCCACGCCCGGCCCCTCGTCACCACCACCCGGGCCGACCTCGCCCGTGCCCTGCGCCGGCCCGACCAGCCAGGCACCACCGTCGGACCCGGCCAGGCTGACGGGAACCCGACCCGCCGCCGCGCCGTCGTCATGACCATGGGCGCGCTGCACGCCGGTCACCTCGAGCTCGTGCGCGAGGCCCGCCGCCTCGCCGACGAGGTGGTCGTGACGATCTTCGTCAACCCCCTGCAGTTCGGACCCGGCGAGGACTACGACAGCTACCCGCGCACCCTGGACGCGGACGTGGCGCTCCTCGCGTCGGTCGGGGTCGACGTCGTCTTCGCGCCGACGCTCGACGAGATGTACCCGGACGGACGGCCGATCGTCAGCGTCACCGCCGGGCGCATCGGCACGGTCCTCGAGGGGGCGTCGCGCCCCGGGCACTTCGACGGGGTGCTCACCGTCGTCCTCAAGCTGCTGCACCTGACCGCGCCCGACGTGGCCGTGTTCGGCGAGAAGGACGCCCAGCAGCTGCTGGCAGTCCGGCGCATGGTGCACGACCTCGACGTGCCCGTGACCGTCCACGGGGTGCCCATCGTCCGCGACGACGACGGCCTCGCGCTGTCCTCGCGCAACGCCTACCTGTCGTCCGACGAGCGCAGCCGTGCGCTCGCCCTCTCGGCAGCCCTCGCCGCCGGACGCGACGCCGCGACCGCAGGGGCGACGGCAGCCGCGGTCCACGCAGCAGCCCGGCAGCGTGTCGACGCCGCCGAGGGCGTCGACCTCGACTACCTGGTGCTCGTCGACCCGGCTACCGTGGACGACGTGCCGCCCGACCACGCCGGCCCGGCCCTGCTGCTCGTCGCCGCACGCGTCGGCACGACGCGGCTCATCGACACGATGGCGGTCGAGGTGGCAGACCCCACCACTCAGCACACCACCCCCCAGCACCGCACCACCGGAGGAACCCCGTGA
- a CDS encoding Rossmann-like and DUF2520 domain-containing protein: protein MTETTGARRPGRLGVGIVGAGRVGAVLGNALRAVGHSVVGVSAISEASRERAEAMLPGVPVLDVRDVVERSELVLLTVPDDALATLVAGLADLGAWQPGQIVLHTSGRYGTEVLAPARAQGAIPVAVHPAMTFTGTSLDLGRLEGTTFAVTAPGPVQPIGLALVVEIGGEPVVIEEEDRGLYHAALAHGANHLVVLVAQAAQALQVAGIADPGRALAPLLHAALDGALRAADGVGDPVQTLTGPVVRGDAGTVQTHLTELAALATHRDASDTVDSYRSLSRAATVRALAAGRIKDAQAQSLLDVLNAPAKEN, encoded by the coding sequence ATGACCGAGACCACAGGGGCACGGCGCCCCGGACGGCTCGGCGTCGGCATCGTGGGCGCAGGCCGGGTGGGTGCCGTGCTCGGCAACGCGCTGCGTGCCGTCGGCCACTCGGTGGTGGGCGTGTCCGCCATCTCCGAGGCCTCGCGCGAGCGCGCCGAGGCCATGCTGCCCGGTGTGCCGGTGCTCGACGTCCGTGACGTCGTGGAGCGGTCCGAGCTGGTGCTGCTCACCGTCCCCGACGACGCCCTCGCGACGCTCGTAGCCGGGCTCGCGGACCTCGGTGCGTGGCAGCCGGGCCAGATCGTGCTGCACACCTCGGGTCGCTACGGCACCGAGGTGCTGGCGCCGGCGCGCGCGCAGGGCGCCATCCCGGTGGCCGTCCACCCGGCGATGACCTTCACGGGGACGTCCCTCGACCTCGGCCGTCTCGAGGGCACCACCTTCGCGGTGACCGCACCCGGCCCGGTGCAGCCGATCGGTCTCGCGCTCGTCGTCGAGATCGGCGGCGAGCCCGTGGTCATCGAGGAGGAGGACCGCGGGCTGTACCACGCGGCCCTCGCGCACGGCGCGAACCACCTCGTGGTCCTCGTCGCGCAGGCGGCGCAGGCGCTCCAGGTGGCGGGCATCGCCGACCCGGGGCGTGCGCTCGCACCGCTGCTGCACGCCGCCCTCGACGGTGCGCTGCGTGCCGCCGACGGTGTCGGCGACCCGGTCCAGACGCTCACCGGTCCGGTCGTGCGCGGCGATGCCGGCACGGTCCAGACGCACCTCACCGAGCTCGCCGCGCTCGCGACGCACCGCGACGCGAGCGACACCGTCGACAGCTACCGGTCCCTGAGCCGTGCCGCGACCGTGCGCGCGCTGGCCGCGGGACGGATCAAGGACGCGCAGGCCCAGTCGTTGCTCGACGTCCTGAACGCCCCCGCCAAGGAGAACTGA